AACCATGACCTGCTTTTTGCAAGTAATTTTCCGGACGTTTGTCGGAAGTGATACACGGTCCCTGAGGATCTGTTTCGTAAGGTCCCCAAATATTTTTTGAACGAGCTAAAATTACTTTGTGCCACCATTCTGTACCACCTTCGGCAACCATTAAATAATAGTAATCACCGTGTTTATAGATGTGCGGTGCTTCTGTACCAAAATCCCCCGAACCTTTCCATACATTTTTAGCTTCTCCAACCAACATTTTTTTATTTTGGTCGTATTCCTGAAGCATTACACCTGAAAAACGTTCTTTGCCTTCGCGATAATCCCAAAGCATATTCATGAAATATTTTTTCCCATCGTCATCGTGAAATAAAGAAGGGTCGAAACCTGATGAATTCATGTAAATTGGCTCACTCCATGGACCTTCAATATTATCGGCAGTAACCAGGTAATTGTGAGTATCGTTGTTTGTTCCAAATTTACCTGCACCTTCCCAAGATTTTACATTTGTATAAATTAAATGAAATTTATCGCCATCGTGTGTTAAACACGGTGCCCAAACGCCTTCCGATGTTCTTGCACCATCCATATTAAGTTGCGAACGGCGGGTTAGGGGGTGGGTTAATAACTTCCAATTTCGTAAATCTTTTGAATGATGAATCTGCACGCCCGGAAACCACATAAATGTAGATGTTGCTACGTAATAATTATCATCGACACGTAAAATTGATGGGTCGGGATTAAATCCTGTAAGAATAGGATTTTGTATCATCTTTTTTTGCTGGGCACAGGCAGTAAAAGAGACCAATATGGCGAGTAATAATATTTTTGTTTTCATAATTATTATATTTTACGTTATTCTGAGGCTTAAGTTTTAAAGAAAAACTTCAATGAGGTAATGACAATGTTAACGTCACCCTGAGCGGAGCTTGCGGAGTCGAATGGGTCTATTTCGTAATAGATGTTTCGACTACATTCCGCAAGCTCCATTCCGCTCAACATGACGACTTTGTCATGGGTAGCGGAGCCTTTGCAAGCTCCGCTCAGGGTAACGTTTTTAATTTTATTTTTTTTCCCAAACGGCTTCTATCTCCTCAAGAGTTTTGCCTTTTGTTTCCGGAACAAACTTATAAACAAATATAGCTGCTAAAACTCCCATTGCGCCATAAACCCAATATGCAAATCCGTGATTGAAATTTTCGGTTAAATAACTGGAATCATTCATCATTGGGAAAGTCCACGACACCAAATAGTTAGCTATCCATTGTGTTGCAACAGCAATCGCCAAGGCTGCACCACGTATTTTGTTTGGAAATATTTCGGAAAGCAATACCCATGTAACAGGTCCCCACGAAAGTGCAAATGAAGCAACATAGGTAAGCATAAATATCAATGCTACTGTTCCAACATTATCTAAGAAAAATGCCATTCCCAGTGCAAACATACTTACTGCCATTCCTACTGCTCCAACAATTTGAAGTGGTTTTCGACCGTATTTATCAACTGTTTTTATAGCTACAATTGTAAATGTAAGGTTAATAGCTCCAACAATAATTGTTTGGAACAAAGCTGCATCGGTACCCATTCCCATACTTTTGAAAATTTCGGGTGCATAATAAAGAACCACGTTTATACCAACAAATTGTTGGAATACCGACAATAGCATACCTACTACAATAATGAAATAACCAAAAGAGAAAACACTGGCAGATGCGTGGTGCTCCATAGATCCAACAATATCGTCGTAAACCAATTTAGCTTCTTCTTTACCATTTATAGTTTCTAAAATATGTAATCCTTCTTCCTCCTTGTTGTTCAAAATCAACCAACGCGGACTTTCGGGAACGAAATTTAATAAGAATAAGAAAGTAATAGCCGGAATAGCTTCGGAAGCAAACATCCAACGCCAACCAATTGTATTTAGCCATGCATCGTCTCCTTGTGTGGCGATTGAATAGTTTACAAAATAAACTATAAGCATACCGAAGATAATTGCAAACTGATTCCACGAAACCAGTCCTCCACGTTTTGAGGCAGGAGCCATTTCGGCAATGTACATAGGGGCAAGCATTGATGCTAAACCAACACCTATTCCTCCAATAATTCGGTAAATTATAAATTGTGTGATGTGAATATGGCTACCATCGCCAATAGGTGCAAATCCCATTTCAGGAATAGAAGAACCTATAGCGGAAATAAGGAATAATGTGGCAGCAATAAGCATACCTTTTTTTCTTCCCAATTTTCGGGCTATCAAACCTCCCGATAATCCTCCGATTATACTACCTATTAATGCACTCGAAACTACAAATCCCAACAACGAATTGGCATCAAACTCTTCTAGTCCCTTTGGTAGAATAAAAAAATCTTTTAAGGCACCTACTGTACCAGAAATAACAGCTGTATCGTACCCAAACAACAGACCACCAAGGGTAGCAATCATTGTTATTTTGGTAATAAATGTTTTATTGTATTGACTCATAGCACTGGTTATTGGTTACTGGTTACTGGTTGCTGATTACACACGTAACCAGCAGTCAGTAACTAATACCATCTACAACTTAAAACTACTGTAATAAAATGAATCTTTTTCCTTTATATTTCAAAATAAAAACTCGCCGTAGCTCTGCTATGCCTCATTTTTCTTTTTTACCTAAAGCAAAAATATTCTATTTTCTTATCTAGTAATTTTAAATAGTAAATGGTATAATTTTTAAATATAAAGATTTATCAATTGCTCAAACAACTCTTGCTTACCGCTAATTTGCTTTGGCTCACCATTTTCAAGAGCGTAATCTCTTAAGTCTTCGAGCTTCAATAATCCTTTTTCGAAATCAGAACCTTTTCCACTATCGAAAGATGCATAACGATCTGATCTTAATTTTTTATAATCAGAATTTGTAAGAATATCATCAGCAATAACTAACGAACGTGCAAATACATCCATTGCTGCAATGTGAGCTATAAATATATCATCAAGGTCGGTTGAATTTCTACGAGTTTTAGCATCGAAGTTTATTCCTCCGTTTTTAAATCCACCACCTTCTAAAATTACAAGCATAGCTTCTACAGTCTCGCGAATATTGATTGGGAATTGATCTGTATCCCATCCGTTTTGATAATCACCACGGTTGGCATCGATACTTCCAAACACACCCATATCGTATGCCATTTGTAACTCGTGCTCGAAAGTATGACCAGCCAATGTAGCGTGGTTTACCTCGATATTCATTTTAAAATCTTTGTCTAAACCGTACTCTTTAAGGAACCCAACTACTGTTTCGGTATCAAAATCATACTGGTGCTTTGTAGGCTCCATTGGCTTTGGCTCTATAAGGAAATCTCCTTTAAAACCATTTGCACGACCATAGTCACGCGCCATTGTAAGGAACTGAGCCATGTGCTCTTTTTCTCGTTTTGTATTAGAGTTTAACAAAGACATATAACCTTCTCTACCTCCCCAGAACACGTAGTTCGATCCACCTAAAGCGATAGTTGCATCGATAGCATTCTTTACCTGAGTACCGGCATTTGCAACAGCTCCAAAATCAGGATTTGTCGATGCTCCGTTCATATAACGTGGATTAGAAAATACGTTTGCAGTACCCCAAAGTAATTGCACTCCCGATTCGTCTTGCTTTTTCTTTGCGTAGGCTACTATTTCTTTTAAATTTTCTTCTATTTCGGCAACACTTCCGTCACCTGCAATATCAGTATCGTGAAATGCCCAATATGGAACTCCTAATTTTGTAAAAAACTCGAATGCAGCATCCATACGATCTTTGTTTCGCTGAGTTTTATCTGCTGCTTCCTCCCAAGGAAATTCTTTAGTTCCCGGACCAAATGGATCTCCACCTGTACCGGTCATTGTATGCCAATATGCTACAGCATAGCGTAAATATTCCTTCATCGATTTTCCTGCTACAACTCTGTTTTCGTCGTACCATTTAAATGCCATAGGATTCTTTGAATCTTTACCTTCGAATTTAATTTTTTCTACTCCTTCGAAATATTCTTTTTCTCCAATTGTTACTTTAGTTTCCATTTTATTACTTTTTATATTGTTGATACGCACGTCAGTGCGTTCTTACGGTTATTAACCAATGATTGTTTCTAATTTATTTTTCCAATTATTATATGCTTCTTCTAATCTTTCATCTTTTTTTGGTTCGATGGTTTTCAATTTCTCCATTTCTCCAAATGCATTATCTAGACTTTCGAAATACCCTCCTCCAAATCCGGCTGCTCTTGCTGCTCCCTGCGATCCGTCGGTATCGTACAATTCTATTTTTGCTCCTGATATATTAGATAATGTTTCGGCGAAAATAGGAGAGAGGAACATGTTGCTTAAGCCAGCTCTGATAACAGATGTATTGATGCCCACTTTTTCCATAATCTCCATTCCGTATTTAAAACTGAATGCGATAGATTCCTGCGTTGCTCTGATTAAATGCCCCTGTGTATGAATATTGAAATTCAGATTATGAACACTTGCTCCGGGCTCGCTATTTTCGAAAATTCGTTCAGCCCCATTTCCATATGGAAAAACCATTAATCCATCACTTCCTGATGCCACTTTTGATGCCACTTCATTCATTTCTTCATAGCTAAGATTTGCAGCAGTGTTTTTACGAATCCAGGCATTCATAATTCCTGTTCCATTTATGTTTAATAAAACTCCTAAACGACGTTGATCCTGTCCGTCAGACAGGTGATTAACATGTGCAAAGGTGTTTACTCTCGATTTCTTATCGAATTTCAACTCGTCCGAAATACCATAAACAACTCCGGAGGTTCCTGCAGTTGCAGCTACCTCTCCACTTTTAAACACATTTAAACTCAATGCATTGTTTGGCTGGTCACCTGCACGATAACTAACCATTACATCTTCGCCTAATTGTAATTCTTTTGCTATTTCTACACTTATTTTTCCCTGATTTGAAAAAGTATCTACTATTTCCGGAATCAGATTTTTATCAATTTGATAGTATGAAAGAAGATCTTCCGAAACTTCTTCCTTTTTGAAATCCCAGAAAATACCTTCCGAAAGTCCTGATTTTGTTGTAACAAACTCACCCGTTAACTTATAAGCTATATAATCGCCCGGAAGCATTATTTTATAAATTTTAGCATAAAGCTCCGGCTCATTTTCCTGAACCCACTTAAGTTTTGATGCTGTAAAATTTCCGGGAGAATTTAACAGTGACTCTATTCTTTCCTGACCTAAATCTATAGATGCTTTCTTACCTATTTCAACGGCACGACTATCGCACCAAATAATACTTGGACGCAGTACATTACCTTCTTTATCAACTGCAACCAATCCGTGCATTTGATATGATATACCAATGAATTTTATTTCTTTTGTATCTACTTTTGAAGAAGCAAATAGCTCTTTTAGAAGTATTTTTATGTTGTTCCACCAGGTATCAGGATGTTGTTCTGCCCAGCCTGCTTTGTGAGCGACAATTTCCATTTCCTGTTTTGGATAAAAATCCGATGCAATTACTGCATTGTCTGATAAGTTAAGCAATGATGCCTTTATTGATGAGCTTCCTATGTCTATACCTAATGAATACATATTGTATTGTTTCGTTCTGTTCTGTGTGTAATTTAATGAAAAACTGTCTTTATACAAAAGACAGTTTGTACTTTGTTATAGCGATTTTCTAATTGTTAATTTCGTTGGCACACAATAGTTCATTTCATCTTTGATTCTTACAAACTCCGCAGCTTTTTGTCCCAAAAGGCCAAAATCGGTTGATACCACTGTAATCCCGTTATAAATAAATTGTTTCATCGGCGTTTCGTTGTAGGATATAAAACCTACATCTTTACCTAATGTTAATTTTCTTTCTTTAATCTGTTCGAGCGATTTACCTAAAATCCTGTCCGAAACACTTATATAAACCTTTCCGGCTTTTATATTTAAATCTTCGCTATTGTATTCTACAGAATGTTTTATCTGATTGTCTTTACAAAATTTCTTAAAATATTCGACAGATTCGTAAGGATGATTAGTGTATTCGGGATACAAAAACACAAATTCATCATATTTTTTGATCAAATTTATACCACTGTCTAAGCTATTATAAAGTGCTTCTCCAAAATCCTGATACAAATAATTCTTACAATTCGAATTATTTGTTTTCCAGTCCAGTATTAGCAGTTTGTCCTTCGGAATTTTCGACAAAACATCTTTCACTTCAGGATTGTCAAATGGCATTATAATATACTTCGAGAATTTACCAATTGAGTCCTGTACAAAGCGTTTAAATGCATCTATATCGTAATGGTGAAACTGTACAGTATGCGCATAATTTTCGGGTAAGCCTTTTTTAAAATCAGCATAAAGAACCTCTTTATACGCTTTTATTGTATCGAGTAGAAGGAATACTTTTTTTACGCCTGTCGACACAAAATATCCTTTATTTGGAACTGAATCTACAATTCCTCTTTCCTTCAATTCGGAATATGCCTTAAAAACAGTATCGCGCGATAATTTAAAATCCTTAATAATCTGATTAACCGAAGGCAAACCGTCACCTACATTCAGTTGACCATTAGAAATAGCCTGAGATATAGAATCAACAATTTGAAGAAACTTTGGTTTATCACTTTTTGGATTAATAGATATAATTTGCATTGCCATACTTATTTCTTCATTGTCGTGTTCTGTTCTGCTAATATATGTATTTGAAGTAATAAATGTCATAAAAAAAAGTAATCTTTAATTATTATATTGAAAAGAAACCGATTCTTAGTTCTATTTTGTGTTCAGAATCGGTTTTTTCTATAAATACAAACTATAATATTTGCGCGTGTATTATTGGTTAGCCAACCATTCGGCAAAAGGGTCATCATAACCTTGAATTGGAATTGCTATAAACTGCTGCCCTTCTAACAACCCGGCTTCTTCATCTATAGCTATCAATGATTTTCCATCACCAACGGCATTATTTTCAATTGTAAGAACCTTGTTAGGGAATTTCTTATTGGTGATTTTATAATAATCATCGCTGATAGATTCTACAGTCCAAAGCTGATTATCTGTACCCAAATTATCCCAAAGATGAACATTTCTGTCATCTCCCGAAAGATCTACAACTTTATCGTAACCATATTTCTCGGCATGAACAGACTTAAGTAAAAAGTAGCCATCTCCATTATCTATAAGTTTCCACATTTTTGTAGTTGCTCCGGGAGCAAAAGACCAGGTATGTATATTAACGTTTTTTCCTACTTCAACATCCCATGGCAGGTCTATATCAACAACGTAATCATTAGTACTTTTAGGAAATAGATAGAATGGATATCCCAACGTAGCATCGTTTTCGGGTTGATTACCTATTTTGTAATTAACTCCTGAAGTTGCTAGGTAAATTAGTCCTTTTGAGCTTACAAAAACAGTATTCCACAGTTTTGCTTCGCCACCCCACATACGGTAAGCTGATGTCCAGGTAGATCCATTATCGTCGCTCATCACATAACCAAATTGTGTGCTTTCAAAGGTTCCAAATTGGAATGTCACTATAAGTTTGCCATCAGGTAATACCGCAATATACGGTGCACCGGCTCCATAAGTTGAGCTTCCTGTTGGGTAATCGTAAACAGTTTTAATTTCACTCCAAGTTGCTCCATTATCATCAGAAGTAACCATTCCTATAGAGAAAGCATTATTGTATTTTTTACTTTGAGTTTCGAACACTACGATAAGTTGTCCTGAATTTGTACGAACTACACCATTCATTCCGGCAGAACCCAAAGCACCAAATTGTTCGATACCTGTTACTACTTCTTCTTCACCCCATGTAGCTCCATAATCTGTTGAGCGTTTCATTGTTAACAAAAGCGGATGCAAATCACGTCCATCGTTCTGACGAGAATAAAGACACCAAAGTTCTTCAAGTTCATCATTATAATACAAGAAAGGCTCCCAAGCTCCTTCACTTTGATCTGACTCTAAACCTTCATCTCCATTATATGGATTTCTTGGATCATTAAGTGCACTACTTAAAAATTCGTAACTCAATCCTCCGTCTTTACTAACAACTAAATCAATATTCCACCATTTAACTCCATCCGGTTCCTGGTCATATTTATCGATATCATTTAAATGACGGTATGCTACTACTATATCTTTGTTAGGTAAAACCAAAGGAAATACGTTTCCTTTTCCTTCGTTCTTTACTCCACTGTTTGGTGCAGCAATTACTTCGCTTCCGAATGTTATTCCGTTATCATGACTTTCAAAAAGCTTTACTCCTTCACCTGTATCCATACCAAGTATCATACGAGGATTACTTGTAATAGTATCTTCTGCAAAACGTGGATATCCACCACCACCATGATGAAAATCTCCACTCCACATTATATTATTTACTGCATCAGGCTGTGGTACTACCGGTGTAGGTTTTGAGGGTGGAGTGAATTCGTACTCCTTATTACATGAACCAAGTATTGCTATAGTACTTAGCAAGGCTATACTTAATATATTTTTTATTTTCATTTTTGTCTTTATTTTCGTCATCCAAACTGAAGCTTTAGCGAAGAGAATAATTCGTTATTAGCAGTGCTAAATCTTTTTAATAAAAAGACATTCTATTCCGCTAAAGCTACACTCAATATGACAAGTTAATTAAAACTCAATTTTACCAATCATTATCTTCATTTTCCTTTAAAAAATGCTCAAATGGTTTATAGTCAGGGTTTAATGATCTAGCCTGCCATAACTGTGCATCACTGCCAACATAGGGCATTGGTCTCAGTTCTGTATTAGGATTATCTCCATCTGCATTTGCAAAAGGTTCACCACCATCTTTTCCAACAGCAGTAAGAACTAAGCCATTGGCTCTACAAACTATTCTATAGTATCCATCTTCAACTTCCACTACTGTCCATAGTTGTTCGCCTTTGCTCAGATCAATTTGTTGCTGCTTTACAACTTCTCCTTCATTAATAGACTCTACAGCAGTACCGGTACCTCCATTTCCGTTTATACCTGAAACAGATTGAAACCAAAAGTATCCGTCTTTATTATTATATAAAGACCATGTTTTTTGTACTGCTCCCTGCATATTATCATGTCCCCAGAAATGAACAGGGTTTCCTGAACCTGTTGGCCAAGGGAAATTAGCATCAACACAGTAATCATCGTTTCCTTTTACGAATAGATAAAATGGTGATTTTATAATTGCATTAGGATCCATTGGAGCAAGATCAATACTAGTTCCGGATATAGCAACAAATAAATATGCATTATCGGTTACGTAAGCTGTAGTTCCATTTGCAACCTTACCTTTGAACAGGTTAGTTGCAGTACTCCATGATTTTCCGTTATTATTACTTATTACATATCCGAAATCTCCACCACCATCTCCGGCCTGGAACGTTGCAATAAGTCTTCCGTCTTTAGTTTTAGTAACAAAAGAATCTCCTGCACCGTAAACGTCAGGATTAACTCCGGGATATGAGTACGCTGTAGTTGGTTTAGACCATGTTATTCCATCTATACTTTTACTGCAAAGAACAGATCTAGCCGTACCAAATACTAAATCTTTACCTTCAAAAACAGCAACAAATTCGTTATTTCTATCCATCACAAACGATGGTGAGTTTATAAAACCATCAGCCTCTAACACTTCCTCGTTCATCACTTTTACAGGTTCAGACCAAGATTCTCCATCATCGATAGATTTTATTAGCATAAGATGGGTAAGCGGAATATCAGTTCCGGCTTTTTGCGAATAATAACAGTAAATACCATTATCAGTATTTAATAAAAATGGAGATGAAATTGGTAGCTCATCAACAGCTACAACAATATCACTTTTAATTTCCCATTCTTCCCCGTACATAGTTCCTTTCAACAATCCGAATGACTTATCATTTTTATTATAAACAATTAACGACTGACCTTCATTTTGTGCCAACATATGAGGTTCTTTTGGGTTTGTTGTAATTGAACTAATGGCTAAAACATCCATTTCAAAATCCCACTTTGAACCATATTGGGTTGATTTTGCAACATGAATACCTAAGTCATTTTTAGTTACTGCATATAACAAAGTTGTATCTGACGCCTGAGAAAAACGAGGACGTATACCTTGAGGTCCAGCGAAAGTCCCTGCCCATTGAATATCAGGGCCTTGCTCCAGTTTTGGAGGCTCCACATAATCAGCCACCGGGTCTTTTGCACATGAAGCTAACATCAGTACTGATGCAGCGAATAGTGCTGATTTAATATTTTTTAGTATCATAATTAAGATTTTTTCAGATTAAAATACACCGTCAACTTTCTTCTCTTTTGCAGGAGCTTTCTTTCCGGTCAATTCCATTATTAAATCAGTTTCGCGGGTACTGTATGGAGTACCATCTTTACGAAATACAT
The window above is part of the Bacteroidota bacterium genome. Proteins encoded here:
- a CDS encoding GntR family transcriptional regulator; translation: MTFITSNTYISRTEHDNEEISMAMQIISINPKSDKPKFLQIVDSISQAISNGQLNVGDGLPSVNQIIKDFKLSRDTVFKAYSELKERGIVDSVPNKGYFVSTGVKKVFLLLDTIKAYKEVLYADFKKGLPENYAHTVQFHHYDIDAFKRFVQDSIGKFSKYIIMPFDNPEVKDVLSKIPKDKLLILDWKTNNSNCKNYLYQDFGEALYNSLDSGINLIKKYDEFVFLYPEYTNHPYESVEYFKKFCKDNQIKHSVEYNSEDLNIKAGKVYISVSDRILGKSLEQIKERKLTLGKDVGFISYNETPMKQFIYNGITVVSTDFGLLGQKAAEFVRIKDEMNYCVPTKLTIRKSL
- the xylA gene encoding xylose isomerase; protein product: METKVTIGEKEYFEGVEKIKFEGKDSKNPMAFKWYDENRVVAGKSMKEYLRYAVAYWHTMTGTGGDPFGPGTKEFPWEEAADKTQRNKDRMDAAFEFFTKLGVPYWAFHDTDIAGDGSVAEIEENLKEIVAYAKKKQDESGVQLLWGTANVFSNPRYMNGASTNPDFGAVANAGTQVKNAIDATIALGGSNYVFWGGREGYMSLLNSNTKREKEHMAQFLTMARDYGRANGFKGDFLIEPKPMEPTKHQYDFDTETVVGFLKEYGLDKDFKMNIEVNHATLAGHTFEHELQMAYDMGVFGSIDANRGDYQNGWDTDQFPINIRETVEAMLVILEGGGFKNGGINFDAKTRRNSTDLDDIFIAHIAAMDVFARSLVIADDILTNSDYKKLRSDRYASFDSGKGSDFEKGLLKLEDLRDYALENGEPKQISGKQELFEQLINLYI
- the xylE gene encoding D-xylose transporter XylE; the protein is MSQYNKTFITKITMIATLGGLLFGYDTAVISGTVGALKDFFILPKGLEEFDANSLLGFVVSSALIGSIIGGLSGGLIARKLGRKKGMLIAATLFLISAIGSSIPEMGFAPIGDGSHIHITQFIIYRIIGGIGVGLASMLAPMYIAEMAPASKRGGLVSWNQFAIIFGMLIVYFVNYSIATQGDDAWLNTIGWRWMFASEAIPAITFLFLLNFVPESPRWLILNNKEEEGLHILETINGKEEAKLVYDDIVGSMEHHASASVFSFGYFIIVVGMLLSVFQQFVGINVVLYYAPEIFKSMGMGTDAALFQTIIVGAINLTFTIVAIKTVDKYGRKPLQIVGAVGMAVSMFALGMAFFLDNVGTVALIFMLTYVASFALSWGPVTWVLLSEIFPNKIRGAALAIAVATQWIANYLVSWTFPMMNDSSYLTENFNHGFAYWVYGAMGVLAAIFVYKFVPETKGKTLEEIEAVWEKK
- a CDS encoding RICIN domain-containing protein, translating into MILKNIKSALFAASVLMLASCAKDPVADYVEPPKLEQGPDIQWAGTFAGPQGIRPRFSQASDTTLLYAVTKNDLGIHVAKSTQYGSKWDFEMDVLAISSITTNPKEPHMLAQNEGQSLIVYNKNDKSFGLLKGTMYGEEWEIKSDIVVAVDELPISSPFLLNTDNGIYCYYSQKAGTDIPLTHLMLIKSIDDGESWSEPVKVMNEEVLEADGFINSPSFVMDRNNEFVAVFEGKDLVFGTARSVLCSKSIDGITWSKPTTAYSYPGVNPDVYGAGDSFVTKTKDGRLIATFQAGDGGGDFGYVISNNNGKSWSTATNLFKGKVANGTTAYVTDNAYLFVAISGTSIDLAPMDPNAIIKSPFYLFVKGNDDYCVDANFPWPTGSGNPVHFWGHDNMQGAVQKTWSLYNNKDGYFWFQSVSGINGNGGTGTAVESINEGEVVKQQQIDLSKGEQLWTVVEVEDGYYRIVCRANGLVLTAVGKDGGEPFANADGDNPNTELRPMPYVGSDAQLWQARSLNPDYKPFEHFLKENEDNDW
- a CDS encoding FGGY family carbohydrate kinase, with translation MYSLGIDIGSSSIKASLLNLSDNAVIASDFYPKQEMEIVAHKAGWAEQHPDTWWNNIKILLKELFASSKVDTKEIKFIGISYQMHGLVAVDKEGNVLRPSIIWCDSRAVEIGKKASIDLGQERIESLLNSPGNFTASKLKWVQENEPELYAKIYKIMLPGDYIAYKLTGEFVTTKSGLSEGIFWDFKKEEVSEDLLSYYQIDKNLIPEIVDTFSNQGKISVEIAKELQLGEDVMVSYRAGDQPNNALSLNVFKSGEVAATAGTSGVVYGISDELKFDKKSRVNTFAHVNHLSDGQDQRRLGVLLNINGTGIMNAWIRKNTAANLSYEEMNEVASKVASGSDGLMVFPYGNGAERIFENSEPGASVHNLNFNIHTQGHLIRATQESIAFSFKYGMEIMEKVGINTSVIRAGLSNMFLSPIFAETLSNISGAKIELYDTDGSQGAARAAGFGGGYFESLDNAFGEMEKLKTIEPKKDERLEEAYNNWKNKLETIIG
- a CDS encoding exo-alpha-sialidase produces the protein MKIKNILSIALLSTIAILGSCNKEYEFTPPSKPTPVVPQPDAVNNIMWSGDFHHGGGGYPRFAEDTITSNPRMILGMDTGEGVKLFESHDNGITFGSEVIAAPNSGVKNEGKGNVFPLVLPNKDIVVAYRHLNDIDKYDQEPDGVKWWNIDLVVSKDGGLSYEFLSSALNDPRNPYNGDEGLESDQSEGAWEPFLYYNDELEELWCLYSRQNDGRDLHPLLLTMKRSTDYGATWGEEEVVTGIEQFGALGSAGMNGVVRTNSGQLIVVFETQSKKYNNAFSIGMVTSDDNGATWSEIKTVYDYPTGSSTYGAGAPYIAVLPDGKLIVTFQFGTFESTQFGYVMSDDNGSTWTSAYRMWGGEAKLWNTVFVSSKGLIYLATSGVNYKIGNQPENDATLGYPFYLFPKSTNDYVVDIDLPWDVEVGKNVNIHTWSFAPGATTKMWKLIDNGDGYFLLKSVHAEKYGYDKVVDLSGDDRNVHLWDNLGTDNQLWTVESISDDYYKITNKKFPNKVLTIENNAVGDGKSLIAIDEEAGLLEGQQFIAIPIQGYDDPFAEWLANQ